The Streptomyces sp. NBC_01268 genome window below encodes:
- the mltG gene encoding endolytic transglycosylase MltG, with the protein MTEYGRSPGSEPWHPTDPLYGDQGWEGQQQYPQQAQQQYGQHQQHQGHPGHQGHPGHQGQQAYPEQQAYQGQQDPYGQTYGGGGAYQQQPQQQPQQPYYPQAYGEQQYGNPGGYDTPGYPAQQYDGTWETGQAAMPYNAPPADPYGGQQPDLYGTPEAYPPPQPPGRRQVPPQPVTDWEAEAQQEPEEDHPFFTGEDDRPDDRQDGRADERLGRRGRRDRGRADDGDTATDADAYDDEAYDDEYEDEPAGRRGNRRGGKGKKKGRKAKNGMACLVVALVIGGGVGGIGYFGYQFWQGQFGAAPDFAGEGSGSVQIEIPRGALGYDIGNILKKAGVVKSVDAFVSAQQKNPKGVAIQDGVYTMKKGMSAESAVALMLSPSSKANFVIPEGRRNSWVYAEIDKRLDLKPGTTKETAFKQAGSLGLPDWAKNHADVKDPLEGFLFPASYPVAKGNKPEDVLRKMVARSNEEYGKLDLEAKSRQLGLKGPWELLTVASLVQAEGKTHDDFTKMAEVIYNRLQPDNKETFQLLQFDSSYNYLMGQSKIKITRKEVLTNPDPYNTYKHRGLTPGPIGNPGVEAVTAALNPTKDGWMYFVATDGMNKTEFAKTLAEHDRLVEKFNAGN; encoded by the coding sequence ATGACTGAGTATGGCCGGAGCCCGGGCTCCGAACCGTGGCACCCCACGGATCCCCTGTACGGGGACCAGGGGTGGGAAGGCCAGCAGCAGTACCCGCAGCAGGCGCAGCAGCAGTACGGGCAGCACCAGCAGCACCAGGGCCATCCCGGTCACCAGGGGCATCCCGGTCACCAGGGCCAGCAGGCGTACCCGGAGCAGCAGGCGTACCAGGGGCAGCAGGATCCGTACGGGCAGACCTACGGTGGCGGCGGCGCCTATCAGCAGCAGCCTCAGCAGCAGCCCCAGCAGCCTTACTATCCGCAGGCTTACGGCGAACAGCAGTACGGGAACCCGGGCGGGTACGACACGCCCGGGTATCCCGCACAGCAGTACGACGGCACCTGGGAGACGGGCCAGGCGGCGATGCCGTACAACGCCCCTCCCGCCGATCCGTACGGCGGCCAGCAGCCCGACCTCTACGGCACCCCCGAGGCGTACCCGCCGCCGCAGCCCCCGGGCCGGCGTCAGGTCCCGCCCCAGCCGGTGACCGACTGGGAGGCGGAGGCGCAGCAGGAGCCGGAGGAGGACCACCCGTTCTTCACCGGCGAGGACGACCGGCCGGACGACCGGCAGGACGGGCGGGCCGACGAGCGGCTCGGACGCCGAGGGCGTCGCGACCGTGGCCGTGCGGACGACGGTGACACGGCGACGGACGCGGACGCGTACGACGACGAGGCGTACGACGACGAGTACGAGGACGAGCCGGCCGGGCGCCGCGGCAACCGCCGGGGCGGCAAGGGCAAGAAGAAGGGCCGCAAGGCCAAGAACGGCATGGCCTGCCTGGTCGTGGCGCTCGTCATCGGCGGCGGCGTCGGCGGCATCGGCTACTTCGGCTACCAGTTCTGGCAGGGCCAGTTCGGTGCGGCGCCCGACTTCGCGGGCGAGGGCAGCGGATCCGTCCAGATCGAGATCCCGCGCGGCGCCCTCGGCTACGACATCGGCAACATCCTCAAGAAGGCGGGCGTCGTCAAGAGCGTCGACGCCTTCGTCTCCGCCCAGCAGAAGAACCCCAAGGGCGTCGCCATCCAGGACGGCGTCTACACGATGAAGAAGGGGATGTCGGCGGAGAGCGCCGTCGCGCTGATGCTCAGCCCGTCGAGCAAGGCCAACTTCGTCATCCCCGAGGGCCGCCGCAACTCCTGGGTCTACGCCGAGATCGACAAGCGCCTCGACCTCAAGCCCGGCACCACGAAGGAGACCGCCTTCAAGCAGGCGGGCTCGCTCGGCCTGCCGGACTGGGCGAAGAACCACGCCGACGTCAAGGACCCCCTGGAGGGCTTCCTCTTCCCGGCCAGCTACCCGGTCGCCAAGGGCAACAAACCCGAGGACGTACTGCGGAAGATGGTCGCGCGGTCCAACGAGGAGTACGGAAAGCTGGACCTGGAGGCGAAGTCGCGCCAGCTCGGGCTGAAGGGCCCGTGGGAGCTGCTCACGGTCGCGAGCCTGGTCCAGGCCGAGGGCAAGACGCACGACGACTTCACGAAGATGGCCGAGGTCATCTACAACCGTCTCCAGCCGGACAACAAGGAGACCTTCCAGCTGCTCCAGTTCGACTCGTCGTACAACTACCTGATGGGTCAGAGCAAGATCAAGATCACCCGGAAGGAAGTCCTCACCAACCCCGACCCGTACAACACGTACAAGCACCGGGGCCTCACGCCGGGACCGATCGGCAACCCGGGCGTCGAGGCGGTGACCGCCGCCCTCAACCCGACGAAGGACGGCTGGATGTACTTCGTCGCCACGGACGGCATGAACAAGACCGAATTCGCCAAGACGCTCGCCGAGCACGACCGGCTCGTCGAGAAGTTCAACGCAGGGAACTGA